The following proteins are encoded in a genomic region of Bacillus sp. Marseille-Q1617:
- a CDS encoding MTH1187 family thiamine-binding protein, with protein MAIVDVTVIPIGTDTPSVSSYVADLQKILKRHQDEGNIRFQLTPMNTIIEGELSTLLGVIQEIHEAPFQKGIKRVATNIRIDDRRDKKGTMEGKLASVQGHME; from the coding sequence ATGGCAATAGTAGACGTAACAGTGATTCCAATTGGAACAGATACTCCAAGTGTAAGTTCTTATGTTGCTGACCTGCAGAAAATCCTTAAGAGGCACCAGGATGAAGGAAATATCCGTTTTCAGCTCACTCCCATGAATACCATTATTGAAGGAGAACTTTCGACACTGCTCGGGGTCATCCAGGAAATCCACGAGGCACCGTTCCAGAAAGGGATCAAGCGCGTTGCCACAAATATTAGAATTGATGATCGCAGGGATAAAAAAGGAACAATGGAAGGGAAGCTTGCATCTGTTCAAGGACATATGGAATAA
- a CDS encoding DUF2759 domain-containing protein produces MGLVIITALVTLLALFAVVSTFKNKNALGIVFSLATLGVFGWFTIMTVLHSGYPGGH; encoded by the coding sequence ATGGGTCTTGTAATTATTACAGCATTGGTTACACTATTAGCTTTATTCGCAGTAGTGAGCACATTCAAAAACAAAAATGCTCTTGGAATCGTATTTTCATTGGCTACACTTGGTGTTTTTGGCTGGTTTACAATTATGACTGTCCTTCACTCTGGATACCCGGGTGGTCACTAA
- a CDS encoding MBL fold metallo-hydrolase: MEWKQIPLGPLQTNCYILWNDRKKCLIIDPGAEGEKLVNWLNENNLEPLAILLTHAHFDHIGAVDTVRDTYKVPVYIHEKESGWLTDPGLNGSGLLGMGSIQCSPAEKVFSSEKTVTIEDFTLELFQTPGHSPGSLSYYVQNEGIVFAGDTLFMGSIGRSDLPGGNHEQLLSSIHDHLLTLPEETVVLPGHGPTTTVGHEMDGNPFLNGF, encoded by the coding sequence ATGGAATGGAAACAGATTCCTTTAGGGCCGCTGCAAACAAATTGCTATATTCTATGGAACGATAGGAAAAAATGTTTGATCATCGATCCTGGTGCAGAAGGAGAAAAATTAGTAAATTGGCTGAATGAAAATAATCTTGAGCCGCTGGCGATTTTATTGACTCATGCTCATTTTGATCATATTGGCGCAGTCGATACAGTCAGGGATACATATAAGGTACCGGTATATATCCATGAGAAGGAGTCGGGATGGCTGACTGACCCCGGCTTGAATGGTTCCGGTTTGTTAGGGATGGGAAGTATTCAATGCAGTCCCGCAGAAAAAGTATTCTCTTCTGAAAAAACGGTCACCATTGAGGATTTTACGCTTGAACTTTTTCAAACGCCCGGCCACTCTCCTGGAAGTCTTTCTTATTATGTACAAAATGAAGGAATAGTATTTGCCGGAGACACACTTTTTATGGGAAGCATCGGGCGTAGTGATCTGCCTGGCGGGAATCATGAACAGCTGCTGTCCAGTATACATGACCATCTGCTCACCCTCCCGGAAGAAACAGTCGTCCTTCCCGGGCATGGTCCCACAACTACAGTTGGGCATGAGATGGACGGCAATCCATTCTTGAATGGGTTTTAA
- a CDS encoding DUF2626 domain-containing protein: MDRMYRVLGFWTGIFAVMFYLGDMTTTSLIFLGQTGFFIMLSYLKLSERMYIYIFGAYLTVFFAGFTYWTTFMMTPGAGGH; the protein is encoded by the coding sequence ATGGATCGTATGTACAGAGTTCTTGGATTCTGGACTGGAATTTTTGCTGTAATGTTTTATCTTGGCGATATGACAACGACATCATTAATCTTTTTAGGCCAAACAGGATTCTTCATTATGTTAAGCTACTTAAAACTTTCCGAACGTATGTATATTTATATTTTCGGTGCCTATCTAACTGTGTTCTTCGCTGGGTTTACTTACTGGACGACCTTTATGATGACTCCGGGTGCAGGAGGACACTAA
- a CDS encoding Spx/MgsR family RNA polymerase-binding regulatory protein, with protein sequence MENLTFFTYPSCTSCRKAKKWLNANSIEFDERHLFRDTPTHEELVQLLSLTTEGLDEILATRSQTFKNLGKDVDDLPLSQVIDLIVQEPKLLRRPLLTDGKKLVVGFNPDGLKSFSGKKPSLKKSS encoded by the coding sequence ATGGAAAACTTAACGTTCTTTACTTATCCAAGCTGCACCTCTTGTAGAAAAGCAAAAAAATGGCTGAATGCAAACTCGATCGAATTTGATGAACGTCATCTTTTTAGGGATACACCCACTCATGAGGAACTGGTTCAATTACTCTCCCTCACGACAGAAGGACTTGATGAAATCCTGGCCACCCGGAGCCAGACATTCAAAAATTTAGGGAAAGATGTGGATGACCTCCCGCTATCCCAGGTGATTGACTTAATTGTTCAGGAACCGAAGCTTCTTCGCCGCCCTTTATTAACTGACGGAAAAAAGCTGGTTGTCGGATTTAATCCGGATGGCCTGAAAAGCTTTTCAGGCAAAAAGCCCAGTTTGAAGAAGAGCAGTTGA
- the comGA gene encoding competence type IV pilus ATPase ComGA, with translation MLKDAISNDASDIHLIPRLHDYNIQFRKTGVLSPFQSVPLEQGERLIAHLKFMASMDIGEKRKPQSGSFNMTIRNSPVSLRISTLPTNHLKESLVIRILPTKLHISLEQMSLYPSSAKKLLALLMYSHGLIIFTGPTGSGKTTTLYSLVHHCSSALNRNVITLEDPIEKDHEDMVQIQVNEKAGITYSTGLKAILRHDPDIIMVGEIRDKETAEIAIRASLTGHLVLTTLHTKDAKSAVYRLMELGIHWHDIQQTLIAVSAQRLLKLRCPVCDLDCKGECKGRGAVKRASVYEIVTGSALKEVIKEARGEEAYYQYPTLRSLINKGVALGFVPEAEFRKWIHEET, from the coding sequence ATGCTCAAAGATGCAATCAGTAATGATGCATCCGATATTCATCTGATTCCCCGACTCCATGATTACAACATCCAGTTCCGTAAAACGGGGGTGCTGTCCCCATTCCAATCGGTTCCTCTCGAACAAGGAGAGCGCCTGATCGCTCATCTAAAGTTCATGGCATCAATGGATATCGGAGAAAAACGGAAACCTCAAAGCGGTTCCTTCAACATGACCATCAGGAACTCACCCGTTTCCCTCAGAATATCGACCCTGCCAACCAATCACCTCAAAGAAAGCCTCGTCATACGGATACTCCCAACAAAGCTCCATATATCACTCGAACAAATGTCGCTTTATCCCTCTTCAGCCAAAAAACTCCTTGCCCTTCTGATGTATTCCCATGGCCTCATCATTTTCACAGGACCGACCGGCAGCGGAAAAACCACTACCTTGTACTCGCTAGTCCATCACTGTTCATCCGCCCTCAACCGCAATGTGATCACATTGGAAGATCCCATCGAAAAAGATCATGAAGATATGGTACAGATCCAAGTGAATGAAAAAGCGGGGATCACCTATTCAACAGGATTGAAAGCCATTTTGAGGCATGATCCCGATATCATCATGGTGGGCGAGATCCGCGATAAGGAAACGGCGGAAATTGCTATAAGGGCTAGTTTGACGGGGCATTTAGTATTGACAACATTACACACCAAAGACGCAAAGAGCGCTGTTTACAGGTTGATGGAATTGGGGATTCACTGGCATGATATCCAACAGACATTGATTGCGGTGTCGGCTCAACGGCTCCTGAAGCTACGCTGTCCAGTCTGTGACTTGGACTGTAAGGGTGAGTGCAAAGGAAGGGGAGCGGTTAAAAGGGCTTCAGTTTATGAGATTGTGACGGGGAGCGCTCTAAAAGAAGTTATTAAAGAAGCAAGAGGGGAAGAGGCTTACTATCAGTATCCTACTCTTCGATCATTGATTAACAAGGGGGTGGCACTGGGATTTGTTCCAGAAGCTGAGTTCCGGAAATGGATTCATGAGGAAACCTGA
- the comGB gene encoding competence type IV pilus assembly protein ComGB: protein MFQKLSSGNGFMRKPDEQGKFLKRIGDLLEKGYTFSEAIDFLLLPGRNGPKKLRKRITHSLQKGESLSTIFDRQLKLPKQVSAQIFFAEHHGQMGETLIEAGSYLLKKNEEKQKVLRVIQYPVLLVLVAIILMVLLRNILFPRFQALYSSLGYEQTSSLNYLLWFIESFPTYFFGFMLILAIAAPFLYFFQHKLFRVKHFIFLTKIPLLSYFIQHHHTHFFARELSFLLKNGVSITESLTIIEKQSFRPSMQYISKKLLNGLKEGKPLYECTAGLSLFQQEFSYVVAHGQKNGRLADELKLFSDICFTELEEKGNQLLRYIQPTIFAFVGLFIMAIYFSIMMPLFQMMQGI from the coding sequence TTGTTCCAGAAGCTGAGTTCCGGAAATGGATTCATGAGGAAACCTGATGAACAGGGGAAATTTCTGAAGCGAATAGGTGATCTGCTTGAGAAAGGCTACACATTTTCAGAAGCGATTGATTTTTTACTTTTGCCTGGGAGGAATGGCCCTAAGAAATTAAGGAAGAGGATCACCCACTCCCTTCAAAAAGGAGAATCGCTTTCCACCATCTTTGACCGGCAGCTAAAACTGCCGAAACAGGTTTCCGCTCAAATTTTTTTCGCTGAACACCATGGTCAGATGGGGGAGACACTAATCGAAGCAGGCAGTTACCTCCTGAAAAAGAATGAGGAGAAACAAAAGGTACTCCGGGTCATTCAGTATCCAGTCTTATTGGTACTGGTGGCGATTATTTTGATGGTGCTCCTTCGCAATATCCTGTTTCCCCGTTTTCAAGCCTTATACAGTTCACTTGGATACGAACAGACAAGCAGCTTGAATTATCTGTTGTGGTTTATTGAAAGCTTTCCTACTTATTTTTTTGGATTCATGCTGATCCTGGCAATCGCTGCCCCCTTCCTGTACTTCTTCCAACACAAACTTTTTCGAGTGAAGCATTTCATTTTCCTTACAAAGATTCCGCTGCTGTCTTATTTCATCCAACACCATCATACTCACTTCTTTGCTAGGGAACTCAGCTTTCTCCTTAAAAACGGCGTGTCCATCACGGAATCTTTAACGATCATTGAAAAACAGTCATTCCGTCCTTCCATGCAATACATTTCGAAGAAGCTCCTGAATGGATTGAAAGAAGGAAAACCGCTGTATGAATGCACTGCGGGTTTGTCACTTTTTCAGCAAGAGTTTTCATATGTGGTTGCTCATGGTCAAAAGAACGGGAGGCTCGCCGATGAGTTGAAACTGTTCAGTGACATTTGCTTTACGGAACTTGAAGAAAAAGGGAATCAATTATTGAGGTACATCCAGCCAACGATTTTTGCCTTCGTCGGGTTATTCATCATGGCCATTTATTTTTCAATCATGATGCCGTTATTCCA